DNA from Microbacterium foliorum:
CTCGCGACGGACGACGCGACGAAGTACGGGGGTGCTCATCGCACTCGACTCCTCTCTGGGATGGTGGCACCGGTGATGGTGAGGTTGATGCGGGTGATGTCTCGACCGAGGATTCCGGTCAGCCGTGTCTGCAACTGCTCCTGCAGCTGACGGGCCCTCTCGAGAACGGGGACTCCCTGCTCGATCGCGACGGTGTCGTCGAGATTCGGGACGGGGAGCGGGGTGGCGATGCGGACGGCGAAGCCGCCCGGATGCTCGGCGACATCGACCTTCACGTCGCCGCGCGGCACACCGATCAGGACTGCGGATGCCTGTTCGGTCACCGTGCGGTAGACGCGTTCCCTCACGTCGACGCGGCCAGGAACGGTGGCCCCACCGGTGGCGACCCGCTCGGGGTCACCACCGGGGGCGAAGTGCTGGTCGACGCGCATCAGGAGGTGCGCCGCCCCGTGAAGGCGTCCGCGAGGCCGCGGACGTCGAGCTTGCCGGAGGCGATCCGGCCGATGATGGCACCGATCCCGGCGAACAGGGCGACGAGGAGGAACCCCCAGAACCCGAACGCCAGTGCGGCGAGAGCGAGCAGGGCGCCGATCACGGCGCCGGTGATGGTGGGGCTCATGAGACGCGCGACTCCTCGTTCTCGGTGCTGTCGTCGCCGGGGACGTGCACATCGTTGACCTCGACGTTGACCTCGACGACCTCGAGGCCGACCAGGCGGCTGATCGCGCCCGCGACGGCGGCGCGGACGTTGTTCGCGACCTCCTGGATAGGGGCCGGGTACTCCACGACGATGGTCAGGTCGGCGGCGGCCTGCGTCTCGCCGACCTCGACCTTGACGCCCTGGGCGAGGTCGGTGGCGTTGATCACGTCGCGGATCGCACCGAAGGCGCGGGCTCCGCCGCCGCCGAGGGCGTAGACGCCCGCGACCTCACGGGCGGCGATGCCGGCGACCTTGGCCACGACGCCATCGGCGATGACCGTCTTGCCTGCGGCGTCGACGTCGGTGGGGATGCGCGATGCCGAGAAGCTCGACGAGCGGTCCACGCGAGAGAAGGACGCGGCGGGCTTCGGTGCGGCGGAAGTCTGGGCCAGCTCCTTCTCGGCGGGGCTGGTGGAGGTGTTCTGATCCTGAGTTGCCATGACTTTTCCTTCGTCTCACGTGGTTCCGGCTGCGAGACCTGTCGGCCGTGCCGGGAGCGTGGTTGGTCGCTCACAGGTAAGACGTGCGGGGCACGCCGATCGTCACAAATTCGTCGAAGAATTTTCTCGCCGCCCTCGAGGGGCCGCCTAGGTTGGAGGACATGACCTCGGCCCCCGCCCCCGTCCGCGATCTCGGCGGTCGCACGATTCTCGTCACCGGCGCGAATGCGGGGATCGGCTACTGGTGCGCCGAACAGCTCGCCGCCCGCGGCGCCAGGGTGCTGCTCGGCTGCCGATCGGTCGACCGGGCCGAGGTCGCGGCATCGTCGATCCGCGCCCACGCGCAGGGCGCCGACGTCGGCGTCCTCCCCCTCGATCTGGGCTCGCTCGACGGGATCTCAGCGGCCGCGGCGTCGGTCGACGAGCGGCTCGATGCGGTCATCTGCAACGCGGGGATCAAGGCGGCCGACCGCCGCGCGCGCACCGCCGACGGGCTGGATCTGATGGTCGGGACGAACGCCCTCGGCCACTTCGCCCTGCTCGCGCAGCTCGGCGCGGTGCTCGCGGAGGACGCGCGCGTCGTGGCCGTCGGTTCGCTGGCCCACCGTTTCGCAGAGATCGACCCGGCGACGCTCGGCCAGCCGTGGACCGGGGCGTCGCTGCGTCAGTACGGCCGCTCGAAGGCCGCGCTCATGGCGTACGCGTTCGAGCTCGACCGGCGATGGCGAGGGACCGCGCGCGCCGCACTGTGCGCGCATCCGGGATACGCGGTCGACCCGCTCACCCCGCATCGCCCCGGTCTCGCCGAGGTGTCGGGCCTCTCCCGCACCCTGGCAGGGCTCAGTCGACCGCTCGTGCAGGGAAAGGACGCGGGCGCCGCGCCGATCGTGCACGCGGCGGTGTCGGCCGATGCGACCGGGGGCGACTACTGGGGCCCGGGAGGCCTGCTCGAGTTCCGCGGTGCACCTGCCCGCGTGCGAGCCAGCGAGCAGGTGCGCTCCGCCGAGGTGGGCGCCGCGCTCTGGTCGGCGGCCGAGGAGCTGGCCGGGGTGCGGTTCGACGCCTGACCGCGCTGCGGTCAGCTCGCCCGTCAGGCGCGACGCGTCATGCGGCGCCGAGTGCCGGGATCTCGTCGAGCGAGCGGAAGACCGGAAGCCCCCGTTCCCGTGCGATCTCGACGTCCTTGTCGGCACCCGAGGACTCACCGGGCAGGCGGAGGACGGCGTCGCAGTGCTGCAGCAGTCGGTGTGCGGTCTCGTACATGACATCGCCGTCGGTCGCGGAGTTCTCGTCGAGGCCTCGCAGGATCGGCAGAGCGACCCACTCCCCGATCATCGGGACGTGTCCGAGCCGGTGGATGGGCGCTGCGGCCTGCTCGAGGATCTCGAGATTGCGGGCGATGAGGGCGGGGTCGCCGCCGGTTCCCGAGCGGTAGGGGCCGGCGATCAGGATCAGGAGTGGTGTCGTCATGAAGAAGACTGTAACGTTAACCGTGCAAGAACGTGCAACTTCGTGAGATAACAAGAATGGACGGGGTCGGATGCTGGGCGCACAGCGCAAGGATCACCTGCGGGAGATCCTCCGCACGGACGGTCGGGTGGTGGCGAAGGACGTCGCCTCGGCCCTCGGGGTCTCGGAGGACTCCATCCGCCGCGACCTCAGAGAACTCGCCGAGGCCGGCGAGCTGGTGCGCGTCTACGGAGGCGCCCTGCCGATCGCCCCGGCGGACAGGCCCGTCGATCAGCGCTCATCCCTCGCCACCGCGAGCAAGGAGAGAGTGGCGTCTCGGGCCGTCTCCCTGATCGAGCCGGGGTCGACGATCGTGCTCGACGCCGGCACCACCACTCTCGCGATGGCGCGGATGCTGCCCCACGGCGCCGACCTCACCGTCATCACCCCGAGCCCCGCGGTGGCGCTCGCCGCCGCCGAGCACTCGGCGGCGCGCATCATCATGATCGGGGGCGAGCTCGCACGATTCTCGATGGTCGCCGGCGGACCGCTGGCCATGGAAGCGCTGCAGCACCTCGCGGCCGACCTCTTCTTCCTCGGCGTGACGGGCATCGATCCGGTGCACGGACTCACCACCGGCGACCTCGACGACGCCGTCACCAAGAGGGCCATCTCCACCCGGTGCTCGCAGACCTTCGCACTCGGCAGCGAGGAGAAGATCGGAGCGACCTCGCGCTTCCCGGTGCTCGACCTCGACGCCGTCGCCGGCGTGATCGTCGATCCTCTCGATGAGAACCGGGCTGTCGTCGAGATCGCGGAGCGCGTCGCTGTGCTGCGCTGAGCCCACGACCGAGCGGGTCAGGTGATCGTCGCCACGACGACCGTCGATGCCATGATCGCGACCATCGCAGCGGCGATCGCATCATTCACGGCCGTGGCGACGGCATCCCCGGCCGGCGACCCCGCGGTGAGCTGCTCGATCCTCTTCTTGAGGTCGCGTGCCGAGAGTCCTCCGCACTCGGCACGAAGGATCGCATGCGCGGCATTGAGATTCTGCAGGATCGAGAGCAGCGACAGGTCGGCCTGCGTCGGGGCGGCGGTTCCGGCGAGCACAGCGGCGAGCCGCGCACGCAGCAGCTGCTCGCGAGCGGGGTCGGACTCGGGAGTGCGTGCCGATCCCCAGCCGAAGAATCCGCGCTCCCCGCGCACGAGGACTCCCTGCACGACGAGCGACTCGACGACGATCTCGAGCGGATCGAGCTTCGGCCACACGACCAGGGACTGCAGACGTTTGCCTCGCATCGGCACGAGACGGTGCAGGGTGGTGTCGAGGATCGGGTTGCCCGTGGGTTCGGTCGACACGACGTCGACGACCGGATGCCTGTCCTGCGAGAACGAGATGCGCCCGTGCAGGGCGAGGTCGACCAGCACCGCAGCGACCTCGCCATAGAGGCGGTTGCCGCTCACCGCGCTCTCGACGCGGCCGTCGGGCCGAAGCAACAGCATGTGGAGTTCCTCGACGATCAGCATGCATCCACGCTATGAGCCGCCGCGCGCCGCGGCATCCCCCGCACGGATGACTTCGGGATGCCGCAGGACTCGAGTCCGCGCGATGTCAACCCCGTCGCCCGGGACGCGCCTCCTCCCTAGTGTTCCGGGATGACCTCCGACACCGCCCGCGCGCAGGAGAAGCCCACCCGGCTTCGCCGCGCCATCACCGGACCCCTCCTCTTCGCCTTCATCCTCGGCGATGTCCTCGGCGCCGGCATCTACGCCCTGATGGGCGTGCTGTCCGAGAAGGTCGGCGGGATGCTGTGGGCTCCGCTGCTGCTGGCCCTGCTCCTCGCTCTCCTCACCGCCGGCTCGTACGCCGAGCTCGTCACCAAGTACCCGCGCGCGGGCGGAGCATCCGTCTTCGCCGAGCGCGCCTTCCACAGCCCGGTGGTGTCGTTCCTCGTCGGGTTCAGCATGCTCGCGGCCGGAGTGACCAGCGCCGCGGGCCTCGCGATCGCCTTCGCCGGCGACTACCTCGGCACCTTCTTCGACCTGCCGACGATCCCCGTCGCGATCGTGTTCCTCGCCGTCGTCGCGGCGCTCAACGCCCGCGGCATCCGGGAATCCCTGGGGGCGAACCTGGTGATGACGGCGATCGAGCTGAGCGGTCTCGTGATCGTCATCGCCGTGGTGGGCGTGTTCGTGGCCGGAGGCGGTGGCGACGCCTCACGCCTGACCCAGACCCCCGAGGGCACTCCCGCGGCCATGGCCGTGCTCGCCGGAGCCGTCATCGCCTACTACTCCTTCGTGGGCTTCGAGACCTCGGCCAACATGATCGAAGAGGTGAAGAACCCGCGCCGCACGTACCCGCGCGCACTTTTCGGCGCACTGTTCACCGCGGGTGCGGTCTACGTGCTGGTCGGCATCGCGAGTTCGATCGCGCTGCCCGCCTCGGACCTGCAGGAGTCGAGCGGCCCGCTGCTCTCGGTCGTCGAGGCGGCGGGTGCCAGCATCCCCTCCTGGCTGTTCAGCCTGATCGCCCTGGTCGCGGTCGCCAACGGCGCCCTGCTCACCATGATCATGGTGAGTCGTCTCACCTACGGCATGGCCGAGCAGAACCTGCTGCCCTCGGTGCTCGGTCGGGTGCTGCCCGGGCGCAAGACCCCGTGGGTCGCCATTCTCACCACCACCCTCGTCGCGATGGGACTGACCCTGGTCGGCGATCTGGCGACGCTCGCCGAAACGGTCGTGCTTCTGCTGCTGATCGTGTTCCTCAGCGTCAACGTGTCGGTGCTCGTGCTGCGCCGCGATCGGGTGGAGCACGACCACTTCCGCATCTGGACGGTCATCCCCGTGCTCGGCATCGGGTCGTGCATCCTGCTGCTCACCCAGCAGCGCCCCGCCGTGTGGCTGTTCGGCGGCATCCTGCTCGCCGTCGGGGGCGTCCTCTACCTGCTCGCACGCTGGGGCAGGAATCGCGCCGCAGCCCGCACCGGTTCCCCGTCCGCCACCACCGATACCCGCACCACCACGGAGGAGAATCATGACAACCACTGACCGCACCCCGGAACCGGACCACGAGATGACCAGCGAAGAGAAGCGGCACGATCAGTTGACCGCCGCGCCGGAGGCGACCGAGGCCGATGCCGCGCCGCGCATCGAGGTGTCGGAGCACGACGGCACCACACGCATCGACATCGCGCCGGATGCCGCCGTGCGACCGGGTCCCGGGCCCGGCGTCGACACCGACGACTGAGAGCCGGTCGCGAGCGCGCCGCGCGGGATTCCCTGTCCTCTCGACACCCCGCATCAGCCTCTCGTCGACGAACCTGTGCTGAGATGGGCACGTGATGATGCCCTACGACTCCGGCAACGCGCCCCGGAGCTTCGTGTACCACCCCGTGTTCCAGACGATCGTGATCGTCGCCATCCTGCTCGTCGGACCCGTGCTGCTGGTGATCGGATCGTCGATGAACGCCGCCGACCGAGAGCCCGTCGCGAGCGGCTCTCGCACGACGGGAACGGTGGTCGAAGTGAACGACGGGGCCGAGGCCTCCACGCACAACTTCAGGGTCGAGTACTTCGCCGGCGACACGTCATCGCATTCGGTCTGGGCCGACTGGGCGCCCGACGAGAAGCCCGCTCTGGGAAGCAGCGTCACGGTCATCTACAGCACTGCTGAACCGAGCGCGGCCGTGGTCGAGGGCCACGGGACCCCGGGCCGCACGGTCACGGGGCTGGGCGGACTGCTCACCGTCGTGTCCGTCGTACTCATCGTCGTCATGGCCTCCGGCTTCGCGAAAGGAAGAGCCCGGCGCCGACGGGCCGACTGACGCGACGGCGAGTCTGGTCAGCTCGACGCAGACCGCGATTCCACGACTCCCGAACTCAGCGCTCGGGGGTCACAGCCAGCCCTTGCGCTTGAACGCCCAGTAGAGGCCGAGGCCCATCGCCAGCATGAGTCCGATGGCCATCGGGTAGCCGAGCACCCAGTGCAGCTCGGGCATGTGATCGAAGTTCATCCCGTAGACCGTGCCGACGAGGGTCGGTGCGAAGAGGATCGCGGCCCATCCCGAGATCTTCTTCACCTCGTCGTTCTGACGGATGCTCAGCTCGGTCATGCGCCGCATCTCCTCGTTCTGCCGACGCGCGACGATGGTCGACTCGACGGTCAGGGCGTTGTCGAGCACGGTGCGGAACGTGTTCGCCCGCTCGGAGATGCGCAGGGTGTGGTCGAGCACATCGCGCAGGTAGCGCTGCAGCTCCTCGTCGGCCTCGTGCTCGGGCGAGCCGCGCAGCAGAGAATCGAGCATCCCGGCGAGCGGCTGCACCGCGCGCTGGAAGTCGATGACCTCGCGCCCCAGCTCGTAGATGCGCTGCGTCGCATCGATGCCGTCTTCGAACAGCTGACCCTCGATCTCGTCGATGTCGTTCTCGAGACCTGCGAGCACCGGGGCGTACTCGTCGACGACCTCGTCGAGGATCGCGTAGAGCACCGCCCCGGCGCCGAGACGGAGCAGCGCGGGGTCGCCTTCGAGGCGGTGGCGCACGCGGCCGAGATCGGGCGACTCGGCGTGCCGGATCGTGACGACGAAGTCCGGCCCCACGAGCAGATGGATCTCGCCGAACTCGACCTCCTCCGTCTCATCGAGGTAGCGCGCCGAGCGCAGCACCATGAAGAGGACGTCGCCGTACCGTTCGAGCTTCGAGCGCTGATGCCCCGACAGGGCGTCCTCGACCACGAGCGCATGGATGCCGAACTCGTCGGCGACCTCGCGGATCTCCGCCTCGCTCGGACGATAGAGACCGATCCAGCTCATCCCGCCGCGTTCGCGCATGGCCTCGAACGTCTCGCTCAGGCTGCGCGGATTCTCGGTGCGGACGCCGTCGACGTAGATCGCGTTGTCGATGATGGCCATGGCCGCCCTCTCTCCCGACCCGGTCGCGCAGCGGCCGGGTGCGTCCGAATCAGCCCTCAGGCGGTGCGACGCAGGGAAGCGCGGCGTTCGCGATCTCCTGGTGGTACTGCTCGGCGGTGAACGGCAGACCGAAGTCCGGTGCCGTCTGCCCCTCGGCCGCCGGAGCCTTGGAAGCGAGGGCCGCCAGCTCCCATGCGAGATGCATCGCGGTGGTGCCACCGGTGGTCGAATCGTTCAGCACGACGGCCACGGTGAACCCGGTCGCGGGGTCGGAGAAAGCCGACGTCTGGTACCCGGGCGTCCATCCGGACTGACCGATCATCGAGCCGACGAGGAGTGCGCCTCCGGTCGCCTGGAACCAGGACGGGGCGTCAGGAGCCTGCGGCAGCGGTGACCCGAAGCGGTTGGGCTCCTTCTTCGTCCGCAGCACCTGGGCGGCCTCGGCCTGCATGTAGCGGCCGAGGTCATCGATCGTGGAGACCACCCCGGAGTCGGTGAAGCCGGTGCTCGACGAAAGAGTCGTGATGTCGACCGGGGCGGCGCAGTCGTATCCGCCCTCGACGGGGGTGAGGTAGTGCCCGTCCATCACCGGTCCCGTGGAGGGCGCCGCCGGCGCGGGCGACGGCAGCGAGGTGTTCGAGAGCGCGAGCGGCCGGGTGACGTACGCGGAGATGAGCTCGGATGCCGTCATCCCCGACGCACGCTCGAGAGCGAGCCCGAGCAGCAGGTATCCCGCATCGGAGTTCGTGTAGGTGGTGTGCGGGGTGGCCCGCGGTGCGCCGAGTCCGTACGACGCCAGCTCGAGCGGCGCCCACACCCGCTCGGGGGTGGTCTTCCAGGCGGCCTGCGCGATGGCCTCGGACGAGCCGAGCCCGCTCGTGCTGTTGCAGAGGTCCAGAAGGGTGATGTCCGTCAGGTCCGGAACGCCGGACACATGGTCGGGCACCGGGTCGTCGAGACCGACGATGCCCTCGTCCGCGAGGCCGTAGAGCACGTCGCACGTCATGAGCCTCGTCATGTCGGAGACGCGGAAGGCCATGTCGGTCGTGATCTCGGCGCCCGCTCCCGGGTCCTGAGTGCCCACGCCGGCGACCCAGCTCCCGCTCCAGGGCGCCCAGACGCCGACCACCGCACCCGAGGCGCCGGAGGCGGCGAGCGCGTTCGCGACGGCATCCTGCATCGCCGTGACCGTGTCGGCGGGGAAGTCGCCGTCGACCTGCGCCGGGGGCTGGTAGCTGAACTCCGGCTCGGACGACGTGCATCCGGTGAGGAAGAGTCCGAGCACGGCGACGCCGGCCGCTGCGGCGCGGAACCTGCGTGACGAGAGAAGCTGCATGAAAGGGGACCCCCGGAAGACGTGTCTCCCGAGTCTAGAACGCGGATCCTGAAAGATCGCATCGCGGCGG
Protein-coding regions in this window:
- a CDS encoding DUF2273 domain-containing protein, whose translation is MSPTITGAVIGALLALAALAFGFWGFLLVALFAGIGAIIGRIASGKLDVRGLADAFTGRRTS
- a CDS encoding Asp23/Gls24 family envelope stress response protein; this encodes MATQDQNTSTSPAEKELAQTSAAPKPAASFSRVDRSSSFSASRIPTDVDAAGKTVIADGVVAKVAGIAAREVAGVYALGGGGARAFGAIRDVINATDLAQGVKVEVGETQAAADLTIVVEYPAPIQEVANNVRAAVAGAISRLVGLEVVEVNVEVNDVHVPGDDSTENEESRVS
- a CDS encoding SDR family NAD(P)-dependent oxidoreductase is translated as MTSAPAPVRDLGGRTILVTGANAGIGYWCAEQLAARGARVLLGCRSVDRAEVAASSIRAHAQGADVGVLPLDLGSLDGISAAAASVDERLDAVICNAGIKAADRRARTADGLDLMVGTNALGHFALLAQLGAVLAEDARVVAVGSLAHRFAEIDPATLGQPWTGASLRQYGRSKAALMAYAFELDRRWRGTARAALCAHPGYAVDPLTPHRPGLAEVSGLSRTLAGLSRPLVQGKDAGAAPIVHAAVSADATGGDYWGPGGLLEFRGAPARVRASEQVRSAEVGAALWSAAEELAGVRFDA
- a CDS encoding DUF4406 domain-containing protein, producing the protein MTTPLLILIAGPYRSGTGGDPALIARNLEILEQAAAPIHRLGHVPMIGEWVALPILRGLDENSATDGDVMYETAHRLLQHCDAVLRLPGESSGADKDVEIARERGLPVFRSLDEIPALGAA
- a CDS encoding DeoR/GlpR family DNA-binding transcription regulator codes for the protein MLGAQRKDHLREILRTDGRVVAKDVASALGVSEDSIRRDLRELAEAGELVRVYGGALPIAPADRPVDQRSSLATASKERVASRAVSLIEPGSTIVLDAGTTTLAMARMLPHGADLTVITPSPAVALAAAEHSAARIIMIGGELARFSMVAGGPLAMEALQHLAADLFFLGVTGIDPVHGLTTGDLDDAVTKRAISTRCSQTFALGSEEKIGATSRFPVLDLDAVAGVIVDPLDENRAVVEIAERVAVLR
- a CDS encoding GOLPH3/VPS74 family protein, with protein sequence MLIVEELHMLLLRPDGRVESAVSGNRLYGEVAAVLVDLALHGRISFSQDRHPVVDVVSTEPTGNPILDTTLHRLVPMRGKRLQSLVVWPKLDPLEIVVESLVVQGVLVRGERGFFGWGSARTPESDPAREQLLRARLAAVLAGTAAPTQADLSLLSILQNLNAAHAILRAECGGLSARDLKKRIEQLTAGSPAGDAVATAVNDAIAAAMVAIMASTVVVATIT
- a CDS encoding APC family permease translates to MTSDTARAQEKPTRLRRAITGPLLFAFILGDVLGAGIYALMGVLSEKVGGMLWAPLLLALLLALLTAGSYAELVTKYPRAGGASVFAERAFHSPVVSFLVGFSMLAAGVTSAAGLAIAFAGDYLGTFFDLPTIPVAIVFLAVVAALNARGIRESLGANLVMTAIELSGLVIVIAVVGVFVAGGGGDASRLTQTPEGTPAAMAVLAGAVIAYYSFVGFETSANMIEEVKNPRRTYPRALFGALFTAGAVYVLVGIASSIALPASDLQESSGPLLSVVEAAGASIPSWLFSLIALVAVANGALLTMIMVSRLTYGMAEQNLLPSVLGRVLPGRKTPWVAILTTTLVAMGLTLVGDLATLAETVVLLLLIVFLSVNVSVLVLRRDRVEHDHFRIWTVIPVLGIGSCILLLTQQRPAVWLFGGILLAVGGVLYLLARWGRNRAAARTGSPSATTDTRTTTEENHDNH
- a CDS encoding DUF3592 domain-containing protein, whose product is MMMPYDSGNAPRSFVYHPVFQTIVIVAILLVGPVLLVIGSSMNAADREPVASGSRTTGTVVEVNDGAEASTHNFRVEYFAGDTSSHSVWADWAPDEKPALGSSVTVIYSTAEPSAAVVEGHGTPGRTVTGLGGLLTVVSVVLIVVMASGFAKGRARRRRAD
- the corA gene encoding magnesium/cobalt transporter CorA; the encoded protein is MAIIDNAIYVDGVRTENPRSLSETFEAMRERGGMSWIGLYRPSEAEIREVADEFGIHALVVEDALSGHQRSKLERYGDVLFMVLRSARYLDETEEVEFGEIHLLVGPDFVVTIRHAESPDLGRVRHRLEGDPALLRLGAGAVLYAILDEVVDEYAPVLAGLENDIDEIEGQLFEDGIDATQRIYELGREVIDFQRAVQPLAGMLDSLLRGSPEHEADEELQRYLRDVLDHTLRISERANTFRTVLDNALTVESTIVARRQNEEMRRMTELSIRQNDEVKKISGWAAILFAPTLVGTVYGMNFDHMPELHWVLGYPMAIGLMLAMGLGLYWAFKRKGWL
- a CDS encoding serine hydrolase domain-containing protein, with amino-acid sequence MQLLSSRRFRAAAAGVAVLGLFLTGCTSSEPEFSYQPPAQVDGDFPADTVTAMQDAVANALAASGASGAVVGVWAPWSGSWVAGVGTQDPGAGAEITTDMAFRVSDMTRLMTCDVLYGLADEGIVGLDDPVPDHVSGVPDLTDITLLDLCNSTSGLGSSEAIAQAAWKTTPERVWAPLELASYGLGAPRATPHTTYTNSDAGYLLLGLALERASGMTASELISAYVTRPLALSNTSLPSPAPAAPSTGPVMDGHYLTPVEGGYDCAAPVDITTLSSSTGFTDSGVVSTIDDLGRYMQAEAAQVLRTKKEPNRFGSPLPQAPDAPSWFQATGGALLVGSMIGQSGWTPGYQTSAFSDPATGFTVAVVLNDSTTGGTTAMHLAWELAALASKAPAAEGQTAPDFGLPFTAEQYHQEIANAALPCVAPPEG